CTCCGGCAGCATCAGGTCGAGCAGCACGATGTCGGCACCGGTCCGGTCGAACTCGGTGAGGGCCGATGTGCCCGTGGCGGCCACGGAAACCTCGAAGCCCTCCTTGCGGAGCATGTACGACAGGGCGTCGGAGAACGACTCCTCGTCCTCGACCACCAGAACCCGGCTCAACGGCCTCTTCCTTTCCATCCGCGTCGGATCCGGCGCAGCCCGGCCGGATCCAGCTGTGCTCAGACCGGGCTGCGCCCGGCCGGACCGGCCTCGACCCCACCCGACGGCAGTGTCGCCAGCAGGTCGTCCGGCGGACGAGTGGGCAGCCGGAGGGTGAACGTCGACCCACCACCAAGACTGCTCGTCACCTCCACCCGCCCGCCATGGTTGCTGGCGATGTGCTTGACGATCGCCAGGCCGAGCCCGGTGCCGCCGGTCGAGCGGGAGCGGGCCTGGTCGGCCCGGTAGAAGCGCTCGAAGATCCGGTCCACGTCGTCGGGGGCGATGCCGATGCCCTGGTCCGTGACGGCGATCTCGACGTGCTCCTCGACGGTGCGGGCGGTGATGCGTACCGTCGTCTCCTCGCCCGAGTAGTTGACGGCGTTCTCCACCAGATTCGCCACGGCGGTGGCCAGCTGGTTGTCGCTGCCGTGCACGGTCAGGCCCCGCTCGGCCTCGACGGCCACGGTGATCCGCCGGGCGGCGGCGGCGGTGCGGGTACGGTCGACCACCTCGGAGAGCACCCAGTCCACCGCGACCGGCTCCGGGGGCGGCTGCGGCTCGGCGCCCTGGAGCCGGGTCAGTTCCAGCAACTCCTGCACCAGCCGTCCCAGCCGGGTCGACTCGTGCTGGATCCGCTCGGCGAAGCGCCGGGCCGCGACCAGGTCCTCGGAGAGTTCCGGCCGCCCCTCGCCGGTCGGCCCAGTGGCGTCGAGCAGCGCCTCGGCGAGCAGTTGCAGCGCGCCGATCGGCGTCTTCAGCTCGTGGCTGACGTTGGCCACGAAGTCACGGCGGACCCGGGCCAGCCGGTGCGCCTCCGTCACGTCGGCCGCCTCCACCGCGACGAAACCGCCACCCAACCCCATCGCCCGCAGGTGCACACCTAACGGGTTCTCGCCGGCACTGTCCCGGCCCCGGGGCAGGTCCAGCTGGATCTCCCGGCGTACCCCGGTGCGCCGTACCTGACCGGCCAGCGTCCGGACCAGCGGATGCGCGCTGATCGAGCCCGGCCGAGCGCCGGTACGCAACAGCCCCATCGCCCGGGCCGCCGGGTTGACGAGCACGGGCACGTCGTCGGCATCGAGCACCACGACGCCGGCCCGCAACGAGTCGATCGCTCGGCGGCCGAGCCCGACCTGCACATCCTCGGCGATCGTGTGCCTCCCCTTACCGAACCGGAAACCGGC
This DNA window, taken from Micromonospora sp. FIMYZ51, encodes the following:
- a CDS encoding ATP-binding protein, which produces MTWAVTVGLAAALVAGLVAGLLLPRFIPAARRPAGASGRSGRAGFRFGKGRHTIAEDVQVGLGRRAIDSLRAGVVVLDADDVPVLVNPAARAMGLLRTGARPGSISAHPLVRTLAGQVRRTGVRREIQLDLPRGRDSAGENPLGVHLRAMGLGGGFVAVEAADVTEAHRLARVRRDFVANVSHELKTPIGALQLLAEALLDATGPTGEGRPELSEDLVAARRFAERIQHESTRLGRLVQELLELTRLQGAEPQPPPEPVAVDWVLSEVVDRTRTAAAARRITVAVEAERGLTVHGSDNQLATAVANLVENAVNYSGEETTVRITARTVEEHVEIAVTDQGIGIAPDDVDRIFERFYRADQARSRSTGGTGLGLAIVKHIASNHGGRVEVTSSLGGGSTFTLRLPTRPPDDLLATLPSGGVEAGPAGRSPV